In Solenopsis invicta isolate M01_SB chromosome 1, UNIL_Sinv_3.0, whole genome shotgun sequence, one genomic interval encodes:
- the LOC105206300 gene encoding JNK-interacting protein 3 isoform X5, translated as MDQETVYGTHEDSHVVMSEKVQSLAGSIYQEFEKMIARYDEDVVKDLMPLLVNVLECLDISYTENQEREVELELLREDNEQLVTQYEREKQLRKASDQKLLELEDVSEDERKELLSKIDSLESIVRMLELKTKNSHDHVGRLEEKEAELKREYSRLHDRYTELFKTHVDYMERTKMLVGSTERLESVSASRAPSRLPSLGLAHMSRSSGPLSYGFQSLEASINAEDVQEDIVPNIVNLRTEMLDSSSEAAIETSDKSQLTDQPLQENKTTAISRHESPETEVPPTLITPTTPTTGIEKLATTPGGRSRTEREQRSGNTLYQELSFQDADALGEMDEGADITGSLVHPGEYASSVNDNFFGMGKEVENLIMENNELLATKNALNVVKDDLIVKVDELTSEQEILREEVRGLQQARERLRQRIAALEEELKKVKEEAEAAAKATKSDDEEDVPLSQRKRFTRVEMARVLMERNQYKERFMELQEAVRWTEMIRASKTDPSSISGGKGSVWKFFSNLFTGPADRGTLVRTTHTLPHVRYSAPANQIVPAPPLDAMRRRTLKSRQDFLDQGDTISSEKLVARRASERREQYRQVRAHVKKEDGRLQAYGWSLPGKPSAPVRQPPVPVPVYCRPLQETEPGMKIWCGAGVNLSSGKTRDGGCMVGGSVFYAAEAQETSNTKAEAEDAVEHLDKELQENENRRLEAEQWEQQLSSLVWICTSTQKMSKVTVIDANNPADVLEVFNVCQGHLLCIASVPGAKESDYTQSSNENSLRNSANDSENNNGVCEDVTNANENVEQNSQKNHQNAEIIIDKNKSESNNQSEDQVNENTEKSAETDQNSTNEPQSLESVDSETANLGKVNFIRYNAETHSRPNDKDTANEETKEEVIEETSIEKMSSIQPTMWLGAQNGAVFVHSAVAKWSVCLHSVKLRDAALAIVHVQGRVLVALADGTVTIFRRGADGQWDLSQYHVITLGSPQHSIRCMTAVSGKTVWCGYRNKIHVIDPLSMTLECTVDAHPRRESQVRQLAWLGDGVWVSIRLDSTLRLYHAHTYQHLQDVDIEPYVSKMLGTGKLGFSFVRITALLISSNRLWIGTGNGVIISVPLSESAGGSMTVARVQTGNNKSDAPGVGVRIFASERGVTPGSFIPYCSMAHAQLSFHGHRDAVKMFVAVPGHGGQSAITDGTQPAMLVLSGGEGYIDFRVGDGEETEETIDRSTTTVSNEEHGEQSHLIVWQVQCPLPVPING; from the exons ATGGATCAAGAAACGGTGTACGGCACGCACGAAGATAGCCATGTTGTCATGTCGGAAAAAGTACAGTCTTTGGCAGGCAGCATCTATCAAGAGTTTGAGAAGATGATAGCGAGATACGATGAGGATGTAGTGAAAGACTTGATGCCTCTACTAGTCAATGTATTAGAATGTCTTGATATATCATATACCGAGAATCAAGAACGTGAGGTCGAACTAGAGCTATTAAGAGAAGACAATGAGCAGCTTGTCACACAGTACGAAAGAGAGAAGCAATTGAGAAAAGCATCAGATCAG AAACTTCTCGAATTGGAAGATGTTTCCGAGGATGAAAGGAAGGAGCTTCTATCAAAAATTGATAGCTTGGAATCTATCGTAAGAATGCTGGAACTGAAGACAAAGAACTCTCATGATCACG TTGGTCGGCTTGAGGAGAAGGAAGCTGAATTGAAACGCGAGTATTCTCGGTTGCACGACAGATATACAGAATTATTCAAGACTCATGTCGATTACATGGAGAGGACTAAAATGCTGGTTGGTAGTACAGAAAGATTGGAGAGTGTATCTGCTAGCCGTGCGCCATCACGGTTACCTTCCCTTGGACTTGCTCATATGTCACGCAGTTCTGGGCCGCTTAGTTATGGCTTCCAAAGTTTGGAAGCTAGCATAAACGCCGAAGATGTTCAAGAGGATATTGTACCAAATATCGTCAACTTGAGAACTGAAATGTTGGATAGTAGCAGCGAAGCCGCTATCGAAACATCTGACAAAAGCCAACTAACCGATCAACCACTACAAGAGAATAAGACTACAGCTATATCTAGAC atGAAAGTCCGGAAACGGAAGTACCGCCAACTTTAATAACGCCGACAACACCGACCACGGGTATAGAGAAGTTAGCGACTACACCAGGAGGTAGAAGCAGGACCGAAAGAGAGCAACGAAGTGGCAATACGTTGTATCAGGAGCTAAGTTTTCAAGATGCTGATGCTCTGGGTGAAATGGACGAGGGTGCAGATATTACTG GAAGTTTAGTACATCCTGGAGAATACGCTTCGTCAG TGAATGACAACTTCTTTG GTATGGGAAAAGAAGTAGAAAATCTTATTATGGAGAACAATGAATTGCTAGCAACAaa aaatgcGCTTAATGTTGTCAAGGATGATCTAATTGTTAAAGTGGATGAATTGACGAG TGAGCAAGAAATATTACGAGAAGAGGTTCGAGGTTTACAGCAAGCACGTGAACGATTGCGGCAACGAATTGCTGCCCTTGAAGAAGAACTGAAGAAAGTCAAAGAAGAAGCAGAAGCGGCAGCAAAAGCCACAAAGAGTGATGACGAGGAGGATGTGCCTCTATCTCAGAGGAAACGATTTACACGTGTGGAGATGGCAAGGGTGCTCATGGAACGAAATCAGTATAAGGAACGGTTTATGGAGCTCCAAGAGGCCGTCAGGTGGACAGAGATGATAAGAGCCAGCAAGACCGATCCTTCCAGCATCTCAGGTGGAAAGGGTTCAGTGTGGAAGTT TTTTAGCAATCTCTTCACAGGTCCGGCTGATCGAGGAACGTTAGTGCGTACTACGCACACATTGCCACACGTGCGGTACAGCGCACCTGCGAATCAGATTGTCCCAGCTCCGCCCTTGGATGCCATGCGTAGACGTACGTTGAAAAGTCGCCAAGACTTTCTCGACCAAGGAGACACCAT ATCATCCGAAAAGCTCGTAGCAAGACGCGCAAGTGAGCGAAGAGAACAGTATCGTCAGGTACGAGCACACGTTAAAAAAGAGGATGGTCGTCTACAAGCTTATGGATGGAGTTTACCGGGGAAGCCAAGCGCTCCCGTCAGGCAACCTCCTGTTCCAGTTCCAGTATATTGTCGACCCCTACAAGAAACCGAGCCAGGCATGAAG ATTTGGTGTGGCGCCGGGGTAAATCTGAGCAGTGGTAAAACGCGTGACGGCGGATGTATGGTCGGTGGAAGTGTGTTCTACGCGGCTGAAGCCCAAGAGACAAGTAATACGAAGGCGGAAGCTGAAGATGCCGTTGAGCACCTGGACAAAGAGCTTCAGGAGAACGAAAACCGACGGCTCGAAGCGGAACAATGGGAGCAACAACTCAGTTCGCTCGTCTGGATTTGCACCTCGACGCAGAAGATGTCCAAAGTCACGGTGATTGATGCAAATAATCCGGCGGACGTTCTGGAAGTGTTTAACGTTTGTCAGGGACACCTGCTCTGCATCGCGAGCGTACCCGGTGCCAAAGAAAGTGATTACACACAATCCTCGAACGAGAACTCGCTTCGCAATTCGGCGAATGACAGCGAGAACAACAACGGCGTCTGTGAGGATGTTACAAATGCAAACGAGAATGTCGAGCAGAATAGCCAGAAAAATCATCAGAATGCTGAAATTAtcatcgataaaaataaaagtgaatcTAATAATCAATCAGAGGATCAGGTCAACGAAAATACTGAAAAGTCTGCTGAGACGGATCAGAATTCCACGAACGAACCGCAAAGTTTAGAAAGTGTAGACAGCGAGACCGCTAACTTgggaaaagtaaattttatacgaTATAACGCAGAAACACATTCGCGACCGAACGACAAAGATACCGCGAACGAAGAGACAAAAGAGGAAGTCATTGAGGAGACATCCATCGAAAAAATGTCGTCCATACAACCGACAATGTGGCTCGGAGCTCAAAATGGTGCAGTTTTTGTTCATTCAGCCGTTGCTAAATGGTCAGTGTGCTTGCACTCCGTGAAACTGAGGGATGCAGCATTAGCCATTGT ACATGTGCAAGGTCGAGTTCTGGTCGCTTTAGCGGATGGAACTGTAACGATATTTCGTAGAGGCGCAGATGGGCAATGGGATTTGTCTCAATATCACGTGATTACACTCGGCAGCCCTCAACATTCCATTAGATGCATGACTGCAGTAAGCGGAAAAACAGTGTGGTGTGGTTATAGAAACAAGATTCATGTGATTGATCCTCTTTCGATGACACTTGAG TGCACAGTGGACGCACATCCTCGTAGAGAATCTCAAGTGCGGCAATTAGCGTGGCTCGGTGATGGTGTATGGGTCAGTATCAGACTTGATTCAACGTTAAGACTATATCATGCTCATACCTATCAGCATCTCCAAGACGTTGATATAGAACCGTACGTCAGCAAGATGCTCGGTACGGGAAAACTTGGATTCTCCTTTGTGCGCATTACTGCACTACTCATTTCCTCGAATAGGCTATGGATTGGTACTGGTAACGGAGTGATAATCTCGGTACCGTTGTCAGAAA GTGCAGGTGGTTCGATGACAGTAGCCAGAGTGCAGACGGGTAACAACAAAAGTGACGCGCCGGGAGTCGGTGTTCGAATCTTCGCATCGGAACGAGGTGTCACACCGGGAAGTTTCATACCTTATTGCAGCATGGCCCACGCGCAGCTCAGCTTTCATGGCCATAGAGACGCTGTGAAGATGTTTGTCGCTGTACCTG
- the LOC105206300 gene encoding JNK-interacting protein 3 isoform X3: MDQETVYGTHEDSHVVMSEKVQSLAGSIYQEFEKMIARYDEDVVKDLMPLLVNVLECLDISYTENQEREVELELLREDNEQLVTQYEREKQLRKASDQKLLELEDVSEDERKELLSKIDSLESIVRMLELKTKNSHDHVGRLEEKEAELKREYSRLHDRYTELFKTHVDYMERTKMLVGSTERLESVSASRAPSRLPSLGLAHMSRSSGPLSYGFQSLEASINAEDVQEDIVPNIVNLRTEMLDSSSEAAIETSDKSQLTDQPLQENKTTAISRRMLYESPETEVPPTLITPTTPTTGIEKLATTPGGRSRTEREQRSGNTLYQELSFQDADALGEMDEGADITGSLVHPGEYASSGMGKEVENLIMENNELLATKNALNVVKDDLIVKVDELTSEQEILREEVRGLQQARERLRQRIAALEEELKKVKEEAEAAAKATKSDDEEDVPLSQRKRFTRVEMARVLMERNQYKERFMELQEAVRWTEMIRASKTDPSSISGGKGSVWKFFSNLFTGPADRGTLVRTTHTLPHVRYSAPANQIVPAPPLDAMRRRTLKSRQDFLDQGDTIDTWFFWLRVGCLLVSRSSEKLVARRASERREQYRQVRAHVKKEDGRLQAYGWSLPGKPSAPVRQPPVPVPVYCRPLQETEPGMKIWCGAGVNLSSGKTRDGGCMVGGSVFYAAEAQETSNTKAEAEDAVEHLDKELQENENRRLEAEQWEQQLSSLVWICTSTQKMSKVTVIDANNPADVLEVFNVCQGHLLCIASVPGAKESDYTQSSNENSLRNSANDSENNNGVCEDVTNANENVEQNSQKNHQNAEIIIDKNKSESNNQSEDQVNENTEKSAETDQNSTNEPQSLESVDSETANLGKVNFIRYNAETHSRPNDKDTANEETKEEVIEETSIEKMSSIQPTMWLGAQNGAVFVHSAVAKWSVCLHSVKLRDAALAIVHVQGRVLVALADGTVTIFRRGADGQWDLSQYHVITLGSPQHSIRCMTAVSGKTVWCGYRNKIHVIDPLSMTLECTVDAHPRRESQVRQLAWLGDGVWVSIRLDSTLRLYHAHTYQHLQDVDIEPYVSKMLGTGKLGFSFVRITALLISSNRLWIGTGNGVIISVPLSESAGGSMTVARVQTGNNKSDAPGVGVRIFASERGVTPGSFIPYCSMAHAQLSFHGHRDAVKMFVAVPGHGGQSAITDGTQPAMLVLSGGEGYIDFRVGDGEETEETIDRSTTTVSNEEHGEQSHLIVWQVQCPLPVPING; the protein is encoded by the exons ATGGATCAAGAAACGGTGTACGGCACGCACGAAGATAGCCATGTTGTCATGTCGGAAAAAGTACAGTCTTTGGCAGGCAGCATCTATCAAGAGTTTGAGAAGATGATAGCGAGATACGATGAGGATGTAGTGAAAGACTTGATGCCTCTACTAGTCAATGTATTAGAATGTCTTGATATATCATATACCGAGAATCAAGAACGTGAGGTCGAACTAGAGCTATTAAGAGAAGACAATGAGCAGCTTGTCACACAGTACGAAAGAGAGAAGCAATTGAGAAAAGCATCAGATCAG AAACTTCTCGAATTGGAAGATGTTTCCGAGGATGAAAGGAAGGAGCTTCTATCAAAAATTGATAGCTTGGAATCTATCGTAAGAATGCTGGAACTGAAGACAAAGAACTCTCATGATCACG TTGGTCGGCTTGAGGAGAAGGAAGCTGAATTGAAACGCGAGTATTCTCGGTTGCACGACAGATATACAGAATTATTCAAGACTCATGTCGATTACATGGAGAGGACTAAAATGCTGGTTGGTAGTACAGAAAGATTGGAGAGTGTATCTGCTAGCCGTGCGCCATCACGGTTACCTTCCCTTGGACTTGCTCATATGTCACGCAGTTCTGGGCCGCTTAGTTATGGCTTCCAAAGTTTGGAAGCTAGCATAAACGCCGAAGATGTTCAAGAGGATATTGTACCAAATATCGTCAACTTGAGAACTGAAATGTTGGATAGTAGCAGCGAAGCCGCTATCGAAACATCTGACAAAAGCCAACTAACCGATCAACCACTACAAGAGAATAAGACTACAGCTATATCTAGACGTATGTTGT atGAAAGTCCGGAAACGGAAGTACCGCCAACTTTAATAACGCCGACAACACCGACCACGGGTATAGAGAAGTTAGCGACTACACCAGGAGGTAGAAGCAGGACCGAAAGAGAGCAACGAAGTGGCAATACGTTGTATCAGGAGCTAAGTTTTCAAGATGCTGATGCTCTGGGTGAAATGGACGAGGGTGCAGATATTACTG GAAGTTTAGTACATCCTGGAGAATACGCTTCGTCAG GTATGGGAAAAGAAGTAGAAAATCTTATTATGGAGAACAATGAATTGCTAGCAACAaa aaatgcGCTTAATGTTGTCAAGGATGATCTAATTGTTAAAGTGGATGAATTGACGAG TGAGCAAGAAATATTACGAGAAGAGGTTCGAGGTTTACAGCAAGCACGTGAACGATTGCGGCAACGAATTGCTGCCCTTGAAGAAGAACTGAAGAAAGTCAAAGAAGAAGCAGAAGCGGCAGCAAAAGCCACAAAGAGTGATGACGAGGAGGATGTGCCTCTATCTCAGAGGAAACGATTTACACGTGTGGAGATGGCAAGGGTGCTCATGGAACGAAATCAGTATAAGGAACGGTTTATGGAGCTCCAAGAGGCCGTCAGGTGGACAGAGATGATAAGAGCCAGCAAGACCGATCCTTCCAGCATCTCAGGTGGAAAGGGTTCAGTGTGGAAGTT TTTTAGCAATCTCTTCACAGGTCCGGCTGATCGAGGAACGTTAGTGCGTACTACGCACACATTGCCACACGTGCGGTACAGCGCACCTGCGAATCAGATTGTCCCAGCTCCGCCCTTGGATGCCATGCGTAGACGTACGTTGAAAAGTCGCCAAGACTTTCTCGACCAAGGAGACACCAT AGATACCTGGTTTTTCTGGCTTCGGGTGGGGTGCTTATTGGTCAGCAG ATCATCCGAAAAGCTCGTAGCAAGACGCGCAAGTGAGCGAAGAGAACAGTATCGTCAGGTACGAGCACACGTTAAAAAAGAGGATGGTCGTCTACAAGCTTATGGATGGAGTTTACCGGGGAAGCCAAGCGCTCCCGTCAGGCAACCTCCTGTTCCAGTTCCAGTATATTGTCGACCCCTACAAGAAACCGAGCCAGGCATGAAG ATTTGGTGTGGCGCCGGGGTAAATCTGAGCAGTGGTAAAACGCGTGACGGCGGATGTATGGTCGGTGGAAGTGTGTTCTACGCGGCTGAAGCCCAAGAGACAAGTAATACGAAGGCGGAAGCTGAAGATGCCGTTGAGCACCTGGACAAAGAGCTTCAGGAGAACGAAAACCGACGGCTCGAAGCGGAACAATGGGAGCAACAACTCAGTTCGCTCGTCTGGATTTGCACCTCGACGCAGAAGATGTCCAAAGTCACGGTGATTGATGCAAATAATCCGGCGGACGTTCTGGAAGTGTTTAACGTTTGTCAGGGACACCTGCTCTGCATCGCGAGCGTACCCGGTGCCAAAGAAAGTGATTACACACAATCCTCGAACGAGAACTCGCTTCGCAATTCGGCGAATGACAGCGAGAACAACAACGGCGTCTGTGAGGATGTTACAAATGCAAACGAGAATGTCGAGCAGAATAGCCAGAAAAATCATCAGAATGCTGAAATTAtcatcgataaaaataaaagtgaatcTAATAATCAATCAGAGGATCAGGTCAACGAAAATACTGAAAAGTCTGCTGAGACGGATCAGAATTCCACGAACGAACCGCAAAGTTTAGAAAGTGTAGACAGCGAGACCGCTAACTTgggaaaagtaaattttatacgaTATAACGCAGAAACACATTCGCGACCGAACGACAAAGATACCGCGAACGAAGAGACAAAAGAGGAAGTCATTGAGGAGACATCCATCGAAAAAATGTCGTCCATACAACCGACAATGTGGCTCGGAGCTCAAAATGGTGCAGTTTTTGTTCATTCAGCCGTTGCTAAATGGTCAGTGTGCTTGCACTCCGTGAAACTGAGGGATGCAGCATTAGCCATTGT ACATGTGCAAGGTCGAGTTCTGGTCGCTTTAGCGGATGGAACTGTAACGATATTTCGTAGAGGCGCAGATGGGCAATGGGATTTGTCTCAATATCACGTGATTACACTCGGCAGCCCTCAACATTCCATTAGATGCATGACTGCAGTAAGCGGAAAAACAGTGTGGTGTGGTTATAGAAACAAGATTCATGTGATTGATCCTCTTTCGATGACACTTGAG TGCACAGTGGACGCACATCCTCGTAGAGAATCTCAAGTGCGGCAATTAGCGTGGCTCGGTGATGGTGTATGGGTCAGTATCAGACTTGATTCAACGTTAAGACTATATCATGCTCATACCTATCAGCATCTCCAAGACGTTGATATAGAACCGTACGTCAGCAAGATGCTCGGTACGGGAAAACTTGGATTCTCCTTTGTGCGCATTACTGCACTACTCATTTCCTCGAATAGGCTATGGATTGGTACTGGTAACGGAGTGATAATCTCGGTACCGTTGTCAGAAA GTGCAGGTGGTTCGATGACAGTAGCCAGAGTGCAGACGGGTAACAACAAAAGTGACGCGCCGGGAGTCGGTGTTCGAATCTTCGCATCGGAACGAGGTGTCACACCGGGAAGTTTCATACCTTATTGCAGCATGGCCCACGCGCAGCTCAGCTTTCATGGCCATAGAGACGCTGTGAAGATGTTTGTCGCTGTACCTG
- the LOC105206300 gene encoding JNK-interacting protein 3 isoform X2, producing MDQETVYGTHEDSHVVMSEKVQSLAGSIYQEFEKMIARYDEDVVKDLMPLLVNVLECLDISYTENQEREVELELLREDNEQLVTQYEREKQLRKASDQKLLELEDVSEDERKELLSKIDSLESIVRMLELKTKNSHDHVGRLEEKEAELKREYSRLHDRYTELFKTHVDYMERTKMLVGSTERLESVSASRAPSRLPSLGLAHMSRSSGPLSYGFQSLEASINAEDVQEDIVPNIVNLRTEMLDSSSEAAIETSDKSQLTDQPLQENKTTAISRHESPETEVPPTLITPTTPTTGIEKLATTPGGRSRTEREQRSGNTLYQELSFQDADALGEMDEGADITGSLVHPGEYASSVNDNFFGMGKEVENLIMENNELLATKNALNVVKDDLIVKVDELTSEQEILREEVRGLQQARERLRQRIAALEEELKKVKEEAEAAAKATKSDDEEDVPLSQRKRFTRVEMARVLMERNQYKERFMELQEAVRWTEMIRASKTDPSSISGGKGSVWKFFSNLFTGPADRGTLVRTTHTLPHVRYSAPANQIVPAPPLDAMRRRTLKSRQDFLDQGDTIDTWFFWLRVGCLLVSRSSEKLVARRASERREQYRQVRAHVKKEDGRLQAYGWSLPGKPSAPVRQPPVPVPVYCRPLQETEPGMKIWCGAGVNLSSGKTRDGGCMVGGSVFYAAEAQETSNTKAEAEDAVEHLDKELQENENRRLEAEQWEQQLSSLVWICTSTQKMSKVTVIDANNPADVLEVFNVCQGHLLCIASVPGAKESDYTQSSNENSLRNSANDSENNNGVCEDVTNANENVEQNSQKNHQNAEIIIDKNKSESNNQSEDQVNENTEKSAETDQNSTNEPQSLESVDSETANLGKVNFIRYNAETHSRPNDKDTANEETKEEVIEETSIEKMSSIQPTMWLGAQNGAVFVHSAVAKWSVCLHSVKLRDAALAIVHVQGRVLVALADGTVTIFRRGADGQWDLSQYHVITLGSPQHSIRCMTAVSGKTVWCGYRNKIHVIDPLSMTLECTVDAHPRRESQVRQLAWLGDGVWVSIRLDSTLRLYHAHTYQHLQDVDIEPYVSKMLGTGKLGFSFVRITALLISSNRLWIGTGNGVIISVPLSESAGGSMTVARVQTGNNKSDAPGVGVRIFASERGVTPGSFIPYCSMAHAQLSFHGHRDAVKMFVAVPGHGGQSAITDGTQPAMLVLSGGEGYIDFRVGDGEETEETIDRSTTTVSNEEHGEQSHLIVWQVQCPLPVPING from the exons ATGGATCAAGAAACGGTGTACGGCACGCACGAAGATAGCCATGTTGTCATGTCGGAAAAAGTACAGTCTTTGGCAGGCAGCATCTATCAAGAGTTTGAGAAGATGATAGCGAGATACGATGAGGATGTAGTGAAAGACTTGATGCCTCTACTAGTCAATGTATTAGAATGTCTTGATATATCATATACCGAGAATCAAGAACGTGAGGTCGAACTAGAGCTATTAAGAGAAGACAATGAGCAGCTTGTCACACAGTACGAAAGAGAGAAGCAATTGAGAAAAGCATCAGATCAG AAACTTCTCGAATTGGAAGATGTTTCCGAGGATGAAAGGAAGGAGCTTCTATCAAAAATTGATAGCTTGGAATCTATCGTAAGAATGCTGGAACTGAAGACAAAGAACTCTCATGATCACG TTGGTCGGCTTGAGGAGAAGGAAGCTGAATTGAAACGCGAGTATTCTCGGTTGCACGACAGATATACAGAATTATTCAAGACTCATGTCGATTACATGGAGAGGACTAAAATGCTGGTTGGTAGTACAGAAAGATTGGAGAGTGTATCTGCTAGCCGTGCGCCATCACGGTTACCTTCCCTTGGACTTGCTCATATGTCACGCAGTTCTGGGCCGCTTAGTTATGGCTTCCAAAGTTTGGAAGCTAGCATAAACGCCGAAGATGTTCAAGAGGATATTGTACCAAATATCGTCAACTTGAGAACTGAAATGTTGGATAGTAGCAGCGAAGCCGCTATCGAAACATCTGACAAAAGCCAACTAACCGATCAACCACTACAAGAGAATAAGACTACAGCTATATCTAGAC atGAAAGTCCGGAAACGGAAGTACCGCCAACTTTAATAACGCCGACAACACCGACCACGGGTATAGAGAAGTTAGCGACTACACCAGGAGGTAGAAGCAGGACCGAAAGAGAGCAACGAAGTGGCAATACGTTGTATCAGGAGCTAAGTTTTCAAGATGCTGATGCTCTGGGTGAAATGGACGAGGGTGCAGATATTACTG GAAGTTTAGTACATCCTGGAGAATACGCTTCGTCAG TGAATGACAACTTCTTTG GTATGGGAAAAGAAGTAGAAAATCTTATTATGGAGAACAATGAATTGCTAGCAACAaa aaatgcGCTTAATGTTGTCAAGGATGATCTAATTGTTAAAGTGGATGAATTGACGAG TGAGCAAGAAATATTACGAGAAGAGGTTCGAGGTTTACAGCAAGCACGTGAACGATTGCGGCAACGAATTGCTGCCCTTGAAGAAGAACTGAAGAAAGTCAAAGAAGAAGCAGAAGCGGCAGCAAAAGCCACAAAGAGTGATGACGAGGAGGATGTGCCTCTATCTCAGAGGAAACGATTTACACGTGTGGAGATGGCAAGGGTGCTCATGGAACGAAATCAGTATAAGGAACGGTTTATGGAGCTCCAAGAGGCCGTCAGGTGGACAGAGATGATAAGAGCCAGCAAGACCGATCCTTCCAGCATCTCAGGTGGAAAGGGTTCAGTGTGGAAGTT TTTTAGCAATCTCTTCACAGGTCCGGCTGATCGAGGAACGTTAGTGCGTACTACGCACACATTGCCACACGTGCGGTACAGCGCACCTGCGAATCAGATTGTCCCAGCTCCGCCCTTGGATGCCATGCGTAGACGTACGTTGAAAAGTCGCCAAGACTTTCTCGACCAAGGAGACACCAT AGATACCTGGTTTTTCTGGCTTCGGGTGGGGTGCTTATTGGTCAGCAG ATCATCCGAAAAGCTCGTAGCAAGACGCGCAAGTGAGCGAAGAGAACAGTATCGTCAGGTACGAGCACACGTTAAAAAAGAGGATGGTCGTCTACAAGCTTATGGATGGAGTTTACCGGGGAAGCCAAGCGCTCCCGTCAGGCAACCTCCTGTTCCAGTTCCAGTATATTGTCGACCCCTACAAGAAACCGAGCCAGGCATGAAG ATTTGGTGTGGCGCCGGGGTAAATCTGAGCAGTGGTAAAACGCGTGACGGCGGATGTATGGTCGGTGGAAGTGTGTTCTACGCGGCTGAAGCCCAAGAGACAAGTAATACGAAGGCGGAAGCTGAAGATGCCGTTGAGCACCTGGACAAAGAGCTTCAGGAGAACGAAAACCGACGGCTCGAAGCGGAACAATGGGAGCAACAACTCAGTTCGCTCGTCTGGATTTGCACCTCGACGCAGAAGATGTCCAAAGTCACGGTGATTGATGCAAATAATCCGGCGGACGTTCTGGAAGTGTTTAACGTTTGTCAGGGACACCTGCTCTGCATCGCGAGCGTACCCGGTGCCAAAGAAAGTGATTACACACAATCCTCGAACGAGAACTCGCTTCGCAATTCGGCGAATGACAGCGAGAACAACAACGGCGTCTGTGAGGATGTTACAAATGCAAACGAGAATGTCGAGCAGAATAGCCAGAAAAATCATCAGAATGCTGAAATTAtcatcgataaaaataaaagtgaatcTAATAATCAATCAGAGGATCAGGTCAACGAAAATACTGAAAAGTCTGCTGAGACGGATCAGAATTCCACGAACGAACCGCAAAGTTTAGAAAGTGTAGACAGCGAGACCGCTAACTTgggaaaagtaaattttatacgaTATAACGCAGAAACACATTCGCGACCGAACGACAAAGATACCGCGAACGAAGAGACAAAAGAGGAAGTCATTGAGGAGACATCCATCGAAAAAATGTCGTCCATACAACCGACAATGTGGCTCGGAGCTCAAAATGGTGCAGTTTTTGTTCATTCAGCCGTTGCTAAATGGTCAGTGTGCTTGCACTCCGTGAAACTGAGGGATGCAGCATTAGCCATTGT ACATGTGCAAGGTCGAGTTCTGGTCGCTTTAGCGGATGGAACTGTAACGATATTTCGTAGAGGCGCAGATGGGCAATGGGATTTGTCTCAATATCACGTGATTACACTCGGCAGCCCTCAACATTCCATTAGATGCATGACTGCAGTAAGCGGAAAAACAGTGTGGTGTGGTTATAGAAACAAGATTCATGTGATTGATCCTCTTTCGATGACACTTGAG TGCACAGTGGACGCACATCCTCGTAGAGAATCTCAAGTGCGGCAATTAGCGTGGCTCGGTGATGGTGTATGGGTCAGTATCAGACTTGATTCAACGTTAAGACTATATCATGCTCATACCTATCAGCATCTCCAAGACGTTGATATAGAACCGTACGTCAGCAAGATGCTCGGTACGGGAAAACTTGGATTCTCCTTTGTGCGCATTACTGCACTACTCATTTCCTCGAATAGGCTATGGATTGGTACTGGTAACGGAGTGATAATCTCGGTACCGTTGTCAGAAA GTGCAGGTGGTTCGATGACAGTAGCCAGAGTGCAGACGGGTAACAACAAAAGTGACGCGCCGGGAGTCGGTGTTCGAATCTTCGCATCGGAACGAGGTGTCACACCGGGAAGTTTCATACCTTATTGCAGCATGGCCCACGCGCAGCTCAGCTTTCATGGCCATAGAGACGCTGTGAAGATGTTTGTCGCTGTACCTG